A genomic window from Luteolibacter sp. LG18 includes:
- a CDS encoding DNA gyrase/topoisomerase IV subunit A — protein sequence MMHDPDQHTSLGGMYSDYFLDYASYVILERAVPHVNDGLKPVQRRVLHSMDELDDGRYNKVANVVGHTMNYHPHGDLSIKDAMVQLGQKDLLIDTQGNWGNTLTGDGAAAGRYIEARLTKFALDVVFSPKVTEWVTNYDGRRKEPFTLPVKFPLLLAQGVEGIAVGLACKILPHNFIEIIDASIAALRGEPFTLLPDFPTGGIMDATDYRDGLRGGKVRVRARIDADKKGTLRIVEIPFGTTTGALMDSIVAAADKGKIKIARIEDNTAADADILVHLPSGADPDTMRDALFAFTDCEMPISPNACVIADGKPQFLGVSQILKHNAEHTRDILRQELEIRLAELAEKWHFSSLEKIFIENRIYRDIEECETWDAVLKAIDDGLKPFKKLLKREVTEDDLVRLTEIKIKRISKFDAFKADEEIKSLEKEIDEAEKNLRNLTKFTIRWFEEIRKKYSKGRERRTEISSFEKVDRTQVVLATETLYLDRKNGFAGYGLKKEEPLEKCSKLDDLVTFTQDGKMRVVKVAEKVFVGQKPIHVAILRKDEDLIYSMIYRDGKDGAILAKRFKLGGITRDKEYDLTKGTPGTRVLYFALHKSEAESESQMLLVHLKPALRMRNLIRPLLFSEFAIKGRSSGGNLVTKHAIEKIVRAPKDYDPTVES from the coding sequence ATGATGCACGACCCGGACCAGCACACCTCCCTCGGAGGGATGTACTCGGACTATTTCCTGGATTACGCCAGCTACGTGATCCTGGAGCGCGCGGTCCCGCACGTGAACGACGGCCTGAAACCGGTCCAGCGTCGCGTCCTCCACTCGATGGACGAGCTGGACGACGGGCGCTACAACAAGGTGGCGAACGTGGTGGGCCACACGATGAATTACCATCCGCATGGGGACCTTTCCATCAAGGACGCCATGGTCCAGCTCGGTCAGAAGGACCTGCTGATCGATACCCAGGGCAACTGGGGCAACACCCTCACCGGGGATGGCGCGGCCGCCGGCCGTTACATCGAGGCCCGTCTGACGAAATTCGCGCTGGACGTCGTCTTCAGCCCGAAGGTCACCGAGTGGGTCACGAACTACGACGGCCGCCGCAAGGAGCCCTTCACGCTGCCGGTGAAGTTCCCGCTGCTTCTCGCTCAGGGCGTCGAGGGCATCGCGGTCGGCCTGGCGTGCAAGATCCTGCCTCACAATTTCATCGAGATCATCGATGCCAGCATCGCGGCGCTGCGCGGCGAGCCTTTCACCCTGCTGCCGGATTTTCCCACCGGCGGGATCATGGATGCCACCGATTACCGGGATGGCCTGCGCGGCGGAAAGGTCCGGGTCCGCGCCCGCATCGATGCCGACAAGAAGGGCACCCTGCGGATCGTCGAGATTCCCTTCGGCACCACCACCGGTGCGCTGATGGATTCGATTGTCGCGGCCGCGGACAAGGGCAAGATCAAGATCGCGCGCATCGAGGACAACACCGCCGCCGATGCCGATATCCTCGTCCATCTGCCGTCTGGCGCCGATCCGGACACGATGCGGGACGCGCTTTTCGCCTTCACCGACTGTGAGATGCCGATCTCGCCGAATGCCTGCGTGATTGCCGATGGCAAGCCGCAGTTCCTCGGGGTTTCACAGATCCTCAAACACAACGCCGAGCACACCCGCGACATCCTCCGGCAGGAGCTGGAGATCCGCCTCGCCGAACTCGCGGAGAAATGGCACTTTAGCTCGCTGGAGAAGATCTTCATCGAGAATCGCATCTACCGTGACATCGAGGAGTGCGAGACTTGGGACGCGGTGCTCAAGGCGATCGATGATGGCCTGAAGCCGTTCAAGAAGCTGCTCAAACGCGAGGTGACCGAGGACGACCTCGTCCGCCTCACCGAGATCAAGATCAAGCGCATCTCGAAGTTCGACGCCTTCAAGGCCGATGAGGAGATCAAGTCCTTGGAAAAGGAAATCGACGAGGCGGAGAAGAACCTCCGCAATCTCACCAAGTTCACCATCCGCTGGTTCGAGGAAATCCGGAAAAAATACAGCAAGGGCCGGGAGCGCCGCACTGAAATCTCGTCCTTTGAGAAGGTGGACCGGACCCAGGTCGTCTTGGCCACCGAGACGCTTTATCTGGATCGCAAGAACGGCTTCGCCGGCTACGGTCTGAAGAAGGAGGAACCGCTGGAGAAGTGCTCGAAGCTCGATGATCTCGTCACCTTCACCCAGGACGGCAAGATGCGCGTGGTGAAGGTCGCGGAGAAGGTCTTCGTCGGCCAGAAGCCGATCCACGTCGCAATTCTCCGCAAGGACGAGGATCTGATCTATTCGATGATTTATCGCGATGGCAAGGACGGCGCGATCCTCGCCAAGCGCTTCAAGCTCGGTGGCATCACCCGCGACAAGGAATACGACCTTACCAAGGGCACCCCGGGCACCCGCGTGCTCTACTTCGCCCTTCACAAGAGCGAGGCGGAGAGCGAGTCCCAGATGCTGCTGGTCCACTTGAAGCCCGCGCTGCGGATGCGGAACCTGATCCGCCCGCTGCTGTTCTCCGAGTTCGCGATCAAGGGGCGCTCCTCCGGCGGCAACCTGGTGACCAAGCACGCGATCGAGAAGATCGTGCGTGCGCCGAAGGACTACGATCCGACGGTGGAGTCTTGA
- a CDS encoding L-fucose isomerase, which yields MKSATVFSSFPKVGIRPTIDGRYGGVRESLEGRTMDMAKSAAALISKELRNPDGSPVECVIADTCIGGVAEASAAADKFRRENVGLTLTVTPCWCYGSETMDMDPLHPKAVWGFNGTERPGAVYLAAVLAGHTQKGIPAFGIYGQDVQAATDTSIPEDVSEKILNFVRCGLAVANMKGKAYLSMGGTSMGIAGSMVDYAMWEKYFGMRVEDIDMTEFVGRMNKGQFDQAEYETALAWVKEHCKEGDDYNSEATKRSREQLDAEWETNVKMALIARDLMVGNPKLAEMGLHEQARGHHAIAAGFQGQRQWTDHFPNGDFLEAILNSSFDWNGARAPYIVATENDALNGAGMLMGWLLTNTAQIFADLRTYWSLDAIKTASGVELDHELISDGILHLINSGPAALDGTGQCTDAEGEPAMKSHWDITAEEMKKCLEATTWHPSITEYFPGGGMSTRYKTRGGMPATMIRLNLVDGLGPALQIAEGYTVELPEDVHNSLDQRTNPTWPTTWFSPILTGEGAFTSAYDVMNNWGANHCVMTAGHVGHLYITLASMLRIPVYMHNVEDHRVFRPASWRAFGTADLEGADFRACQTYGPLYGRR from the coding sequence ATGAAGTCCGCTACCGTTTTCAGCTCGTTCCCGAAAGTCGGGATCCGTCCCACCATCGACGGCCGCTACGGCGGCGTCCGCGAATCCCTCGAAGGCCGCACGATGGACATGGCGAAGTCCGCCGCCGCGCTCATTTCCAAGGAGCTGCGCAATCCGGACGGTTCCCCGGTGGAGTGCGTGATCGCGGACACCTGCATCGGCGGCGTGGCCGAGGCCTCCGCCGCCGCGGACAAGTTCCGCCGTGAAAACGTGGGCCTCACGCTGACCGTGACTCCCTGCTGGTGTTACGGTTCCGAGACCATGGACATGGACCCGCTGCACCCGAAGGCGGTGTGGGGCTTCAATGGCACCGAGCGTCCGGGCGCGGTCTATCTCGCCGCGGTGCTCGCCGGCCACACCCAGAAGGGCATTCCGGCCTTCGGCATCTACGGCCAGGACGTCCAGGCCGCCACCGACACCTCGATCCCCGAGGACGTTTCGGAAAAGATCCTCAATTTCGTCCGCTGCGGCCTGGCCGTGGCGAACATGAAGGGCAAGGCCTACCTCTCGATGGGCGGCACCTCGATGGGCATCGCCGGGTCGATGGTGGACTACGCGATGTGGGAGAAGTACTTCGGCATGCGCGTCGAGGACATCGACATGACCGAGTTCGTGGGCCGCATGAACAAGGGCCAGTTCGACCAGGCCGAGTATGAAACGGCGCTCGCCTGGGTGAAGGAGCACTGCAAGGAGGGCGACGACTACAATTCCGAGGCCACCAAGCGCAGCCGCGAGCAGCTCGACGCCGAGTGGGAAACCAACGTCAAGATGGCGCTCATCGCCCGCGACCTGATGGTGGGCAATCCGAAGCTCGCCGAAATGGGCCTCCACGAGCAGGCGCGCGGCCACCACGCGATCGCCGCCGGTTTCCAAGGCCAGCGCCAGTGGACCGACCACTTCCCGAACGGTGATTTCCTCGAGGCGATCCTCAATTCCTCCTTCGACTGGAACGGCGCGCGCGCGCCCTACATCGTGGCGACCGAGAACGACGCGCTCAACGGTGCGGGCATGCTGATGGGCTGGCTGCTCACCAACACCGCCCAGATCTTCGCCGACCTGCGCACTTACTGGAGCCTCGATGCGATCAAGACCGCGTCCGGCGTGGAGCTGGACCATGAGCTGATCTCGGACGGCATCCTCCACCTCATCAACTCCGGCCCGGCCGCGCTCGACGGCACCGGCCAGTGCACCGACGCCGAGGGCGAACCGGCGATGAAGTCCCACTGGGACATCACGGCGGAGGAAATGAAGAAGTGCCTGGAAGCCACCACCTGGCACCCGTCCATCACCGAGTATTTCCCGGGCGGCGGCATGAGCACCCGCTACAAGACCCGCGGCGGCATGCCTGCGACCATGATCCGCCTGAACCTCGTCGACGGCCTCGGCCCGGCGCTCCAGATCGCGGAAGGCTACACGGTCGAGCTGCCGGAGGACGTCCACAACTCCCTCGACCAGCGCACCAACCCGACCTGGCCGACCACCTGGTTCTCCCCGATCCTCACCGGCGAGGGTGCCTTCACCAGCGCCTACGACGTGATGAACAACTGGGGTGCCAACCACTGCGTGATGACCGCCGGCCACGTCGGCCACCTCTACATCACGCTGGCCTCGATGCTCCGCATCCCGGTCTACATGCACAACGTCGAGGACCACCGGGTGTTCCGCCCGGCCTCGTGGCGAGCCTTCGGCACCGCCGATCTGGAGGGGGCGGATTTCCGCGCCTGCCAGACCTACGGTCCGCTCTACGGCCGCCGTTGA
- a CDS encoding ELWxxDGT repeat protein, with protein MIHLHRFPCLVSLVSIVSQGAMAAEPVPVLVKDINPVIDATGMQTDVHALTPFGNTLLFAAYDAAVGEELWKSDGTPAGTVLVKDLNPGPGSSFPRNPTVVGSQVFFVADDWVHGFQLWKTDGTAAGTVLVKDFGGGAPEVAPELLTAVGDTLFFVMPSDIEGEDDQLWKSDGTTGGTVPVIGFTANPSPLDTDTIGSMAGYGGRIFVGIGQELWVGNEAGTGFVRIAVVANGGVADTTYSFAPAADFLYFFGRGAVQMELWRTDGSVGNTSKLADVGGWYRNASSGTVGNTLFFGGLNANHGVDLWKSDGTPAGTGFVKDIICYGGGDTPLLGGFTPAGGVMYIRAYGSGIGPGLWKSDGSAQGTVVVSDLKDSRAAGAADIGVGDVGALGGRVFFSRNEPTRGRELWTTDGTAKGTRLVKDIQSGKAGSNASQPTALGANLFFVAAGQLWKTDATASTKGTVRLTQFKAGTGSSVASYTPKIVAAGNKAYFCAQDGSRGTGFWVTDGTAAGTTMLKAVTSQWPTGIIYDIAPAGSRACFVASDGKKGVNVWGSDGSTRGTVALLNMAGKPAYTQPMPSFIGSISGKACFINGKDYFDGVVWLTDGTRAGTTATPSDDTTNYPVANMPPASAGTLFFPEISLTNGSLVMTDGTVAGTRFVQANGYGTPPQGYKARDFHRIGGVWYYLASDAAHGEELWRTDGTTEGTWMVKDINPVDPIFGHPGPYETSPGAEIPRLGTLGQTVLFFANGATNGKGLWLSDGTAGGTRLLHPATEENAFMRTSHASDLVTIGGLMYFVGEDAEHGVELWRTDGTEAGTMMVKDLNVGPRASLPEGLLAVGNRLYFTAFSDLNGYELWKSDGTPEGTRQVSDLTADIDGSRPLNLSLLGNRLLFRATTAAKGTELYSLDVSADLAPAP; from the coding sequence ATGATCCATCTTCATCGCTTCCCCTGTCTTGTCTCCTTGGTTTCCATCGTCTCCCAGGGAGCGATGGCGGCGGAGCCGGTTCCGGTCCTGGTCAAGGATATCAACCCGGTGATCGATGCCACTGGCATGCAAACCGATGTGCATGCCTTGACTCCCTTCGGGAACACGTTGCTTTTTGCCGCCTACGACGCGGCGGTGGGGGAGGAGTTATGGAAAAGCGACGGCACGCCCGCCGGCACGGTGCTGGTGAAGGATCTCAATCCGGGGCCGGGATCCTCGTTTCCGCGGAATCCCACGGTGGTGGGATCGCAGGTGTTTTTCGTGGCGGATGACTGGGTGCATGGCTTCCAGCTTTGGAAGACCGATGGCACGGCCGCGGGCACCGTTCTGGTGAAGGACTTCGGTGGCGGGGCTCCCGAAGTCGCCCCCGAACTGCTGACCGCGGTGGGTGACACGCTGTTTTTCGTGATGCCCTCCGATATCGAAGGAGAGGATGACCAGCTCTGGAAAAGCGATGGGACGACCGGAGGCACGGTGCCGGTCATTGGATTCACTGCGAATCCATCCCCGCTCGACACCGACACCATCGGGTCGATGGCTGGATATGGTGGCAGGATCTTCGTGGGAATCGGCCAGGAGCTCTGGGTTGGAAATGAAGCGGGCACCGGATTCGTCCGGATCGCGGTGGTTGCCAACGGCGGGGTGGCCGATACGACCTACTCCTTCGCCCCGGCGGCGGATTTCCTGTATTTCTTCGGCCGCGGCGCGGTTCAGATGGAGCTGTGGAGAACGGATGGCTCTGTCGGCAACACCTCGAAGTTGGCGGATGTGGGGGGATGGTATCGCAATGCTTCCTCGGGGACAGTGGGCAACACGTTGTTTTTCGGCGGATTGAATGCGAACCACGGGGTTGATTTGTGGAAGAGCGATGGAACCCCGGCCGGAACGGGGTTCGTCAAAGACATCATCTGCTACGGAGGAGGAGACACACCTCTTCTGGGAGGGTTCACCCCGGCGGGCGGAGTGATGTACATCCGGGCTTACGGATCCGGCATCGGGCCGGGATTGTGGAAATCGGATGGCTCCGCCCAGGGCACCGTGGTGGTGAGCGATCTCAAGGATTCGCGCGCTGCCGGTGCAGCCGATATCGGCGTGGGGGATGTGGGAGCCCTCGGGGGGCGGGTGTTCTTTTCCCGGAACGAACCGACCCGTGGCCGGGAGCTGTGGACGACGGATGGCACCGCGAAGGGTACCCGGCTGGTGAAAGACATTCAGTCCGGCAAGGCTGGCTCCAATGCCAGCCAGCCAACCGCCTTGGGGGCGAACTTGTTTTTCGTGGCTGCGGGCCAACTCTGGAAAACCGATGCCACGGCTTCCACGAAAGGAACCGTCCGGCTGACCCAGTTCAAGGCGGGGACGGGTAGTTCGGTCGCGTCCTACACGCCCAAGATCGTGGCTGCCGGAAACAAGGCTTACTTCTGTGCCCAGGATGGATCCCGCGGCACCGGCTTCTGGGTGACGGATGGCACCGCCGCTGGTACTACGATGTTGAAGGCCGTGACCAGCCAATGGCCGACGGGGATCATTTATGACATCGCTCCAGCAGGCAGCCGGGCGTGCTTTGTCGCTTCCGATGGAAAAAAGGGCGTGAATGTGTGGGGCTCGGACGGTTCCACCCGGGGAACCGTGGCGCTATTGAACATGGCGGGGAAACCGGCATACACCCAACCGATGCCATCTTTCATCGGAAGTATTTCGGGGAAGGCCTGCTTCATCAATGGCAAGGACTACTTCGACGGGGTGGTTTGGCTGACGGATGGAACCAGGGCCGGAACGACGGCGACGCCTTCCGACGATACGACCAATTATCCGGTGGCGAATATGCCGCCCGCTTCCGCCGGGACCTTGTTCTTTCCGGAGATTTCGCTGACCAACGGTTCGTTGGTCATGACGGATGGCACGGTGGCTGGCACCCGGTTTGTCCAGGCAAACGGGTATGGAACTCCACCCCAAGGCTACAAGGCCAGGGATTTCCACCGGATCGGCGGAGTGTGGTATTATCTGGCGAGCGATGCCGCCCACGGCGAGGAGCTGTGGCGGACGGATGGAACAACGGAGGGAACCTGGATGGTGAAGGACATCAACCCGGTTGATCCCATTTTCGGTCATCCCGGGCCGTATGAAACCAGCCCGGGAGCGGAGATTCCCAGGCTCGGAACGCTGGGTCAAACGGTTCTCTTTTTCGCCAATGGGGCCACCAACGGCAAGGGGTTGTGGTTGAGCGATGGGACGGCTGGAGGCACCCGATTGCTCCATCCGGCCACGGAGGAGAATGCCTTCATGAGGACTTCCCATGCCTCGGATCTCGTGACTATCGGCGGCTTGATGTATTTCGTGGGCGAGGATGCTGAGCACGGCGTCGAATTGTGGAGGACCGACGGAACGGAGGCGGGGACGATGATGGTCAAGGACCTCAATGTTGGACCGAGGGCGTCTTTGCCGGAGGGTCTGCTGGCGGTTGGCAACAGGCTCTATTTCACGGCTTTCAGCGATCTGAATGGCTACGAGTTGTGGAAAAGCGACGGAACCCCGGAGGGAACCCGCCAGGTGAGCGATCTCACGGCGGACATCGACGGGTCCAGGCCGCTGAACTTGTCGTTGCTGGGCAATCGGTTGCTGTTCCGGGCCACCACGGCGGCGAAGGGAACCGAGCTTTACTCGTTGGACGTGAGCGCGGATCTGGCTCCGGCTCCCTGA